One Candidatus Methylomirabilota bacterium genomic region harbors:
- a CDS encoding pyridoxamine 5'-phosphate oxidase family protein — protein sequence MTYEPSDKIGALTEDELAVFLAEPWNGRIATVTAEGWPYVAPVWYEFERDRRAFLVVGRERAQWIAHIRVNPRVAFHVADDGHAHHTRVQVQAHARILEGPIAPPASPALLDLTHRLSRRYLGPDGPRYAEHTIQRPRVLVRLEPVRWTTWTGREWHPRYR from the coding sequence ATGACCTACGAGCCGAGCGATAAGATCGGAGCCCTCACCGAGGACGAGCTGGCCGTCTTCCTGGCCGAGCCGTGGAACGGCCGCATCGCCACCGTCACCGCCGAGGGCTGGCCCTACGTGGCGCCGGTCTGGTACGAGTTCGAGCGCGATCGGCGCGCCTTCCTGGTGGTCGGGCGCGAGCGCGCGCAGTGGATCGCCCACATCCGGGTGAACCCGCGAGTGGCCTTCCACGTCGCCGACGATGGGCACGCGCACCACACGCGCGTGCAGGTGCAGGCGCACGCGCGGATCCTCGAGGGCCCGATCGCGCCGCCCGCCAGCCCGGCGCTGCTCGACCTGACCCACCGCCTCTCGCGCCGGTACCTGGGGCCCGATGGCCCGCGGTACGCCGAGCACACCATCCAGCGGCCGCGGGTGCTGGTGCGGCTCGAGCCCGTCCGCTGGACGACGTGGACGGGGCGGGAATGGCACCCGCGCTATCGGTGA